A region from the Salicibibacter cibarius genome encodes:
- a CDS encoding GlcG/HbpS family heme-binding protein: MSTLNLNAAKTLIEAAERESQNIGVSMVISIMDEGGNLIATHRMDDAWLASIDIAQNKAWTSVALKMPTSNLEDETVPEGSLYGLNTTNQGKIVVFGGGIPLVKDEKVIGAVGVSGSTVAHDVQVAEAAVKKFESVQLSEIR, translated from the coding sequence ATGAGCACATTAAACTTAAACGCTGCAAAAACCTTAATCGAAGCCGCTGAACGTGAATCACAGAACATTGGTGTATCGATGGTCATTTCGATTATGGACGAGGGCGGCAACCTGATCGCCACCCACCGGATGGATGATGCGTGGCTTGCCAGTATCGATATCGCGCAAAATAAAGCGTGGACGTCTGTTGCTCTTAAAATGCCGACATCCAATTTGGAGGATGAGACGGTGCCCGAAGGTTCGCTTTACGGATTAAACACGACAAACCAAGGAAAAATTGTCGTGTTCGGCGGCGGGATCCCGCTCGTTAAAGACGAGAAAGTGATCGGCGCCGTTGGTGTAAGCGGGAGCACAGTCGCGCATGATGTGCAAGTAGCTGAGGCAGCTGTGAAAAAATTTGAAAGTGTGCAATTAAGTGAAATTCGGTGA
- the solA gene encoding N-methyl-L-tryptophan oxidase produces the protein MNTDYDVIVVGAGSMGMAASYYLTRQGAKTLMIDAFDPPHANGSHHGETRIIRHAYGEGREYVPLAIRAQTLWDELQEEADETIFEKTGVLGFGPEGSAFIDEAIASSKEYSLSLDLLDADEINERWPGIQLPKGYKGCFEPESGVLYSENCIRAYRQLAEKNNATLLTNTPVMNIETYEDGVSVHTENGTFTSKKLVISAGAWNGKILSNLGLDLPLQPTRQTVTWFDSDPSLYDAGAFPSFFVDMPMGVYYGFPGLDDYGLKIGRFDVGQKTEPAYVNREYGIFPNDEGDVREFLETYMPEAAGKLNHGRACIFTRTPDEHFIVDLHPQHSHIAIAAGFSGHGFKFASVIGEILSQLALDGHTEHDISIFSLSRPELQQPKIPIK, from the coding sequence ATGAACACGGATTATGATGTCATCGTTGTCGGCGCCGGATCCATGGGGATGGCAGCCAGTTATTATTTAACAAGACAAGGGGCAAAAACCTTAATGATTGATGCTTTTGATCCGCCCCACGCCAATGGAAGCCATCACGGTGAAACTCGAATTATTCGCCATGCATATGGGGAAGGAAGGGAATACGTGCCTCTGGCGATAAGAGCCCAGACACTCTGGGATGAACTACAGGAAGAAGCTGACGAAACGATTTTTGAAAAAACAGGCGTGCTCGGATTCGGACCTGAAGGCTCGGCGTTTATCGATGAAGCGATCGCGAGCTCCAAGGAATATTCACTGTCTCTTGATTTGCTGGACGCCGATGAAATCAATGAACGCTGGCCGGGGATACAACTTCCGAAAGGGTACAAAGGCTGTTTCGAACCAGAATCCGGCGTCCTTTATAGCGAAAATTGTATCCGTGCTTATCGGCAATTGGCTGAAAAAAATAACGCCACCTTGTTAACAAATACACCGGTTATGAATATAGAGACCTATGAAGACGGTGTTTCCGTCCACACGGAAAACGGCACATTCACATCAAAAAAACTTGTGATTAGTGCCGGGGCATGGAACGGGAAAATTCTGTCTAACTTAGGGTTGGATCTTCCACTGCAACCGACGCGCCAAACGGTTACCTGGTTTGACTCCGACCCATCATTGTATGATGCTGGTGCGTTCCCTTCCTTTTTTGTCGATATGCCAATGGGCGTATATTATGGATTTCCCGGCTTGGACGATTATGGGTTAAAAATCGGACGTTTTGACGTCGGACAAAAAACCGAGCCGGCTTATGTCAACCGTGAATATGGGATTTTTCCGAATGATGAAGGCGACGTGCGTGAGTTTTTGGAAACATATATGCCTGAAGCGGCTGGAAAATTAAATCATGGCCGCGCTTGCATATTCACAAGAACGCCAGACGAACACTTCATTGTTGATCTCCATCCACAACATTCACATATCGCTATTGCTGCAGGCTTTTCCGGACATGGCTTTAAATTTGCCAGTGTTATCGGAGA